The following are from one region of the Cytobacillus firmus genome:
- a CDS encoding MMPL family transporter: MKKLLHGVTDWVSTKRGMWITIIGWLVLMIGLSAGPMLGDYKTNNFQSLPDDAKSIIAQNKTEEYFPNKQGTPGILVFHNENGEVQIEEAKQILEGIMKEDIDGIKTIIDISKLPPQALGSFISEDKSTMIVPMELEQGLGNDQYAEINDHVSKVGNKIAEDLESTSFYITGPAGIAGDTVKLFEQADFVLLIATVVIILVLLIAIYRSPLLAIIPLLATVIVYQVVNQSVALMGAGGLEINNQTTSIMSILLFAAVIDYSLFVFSRYREELNHFENKYEAMKHAMRATGEPVFFAGGTVLAAMLVLFFADFRDYQNFAPIFGTAMFFIMLASVTLVPALFTLFGRKAFWPKVPKYGAETEVKHSVWGPIARVVVNKPGISGGIVGIFMLITAFNIFNLDYEFDTVKKFPEDLPSRVGYEIVEARYDKGELAPSTLLVVSDQKLAENDTAAISENLQEFDEVASVRLSALSEDGKAAKMSVALSINPYSNEAISFMKDLRDDTPELLEEIGVEAESYYSGVTPKIVDEQDVNSDDIMKIVLLETVLILALLFALTKSIRMPIYMMATILLSFVSALGLGIFLVDVLFGFEAISSRVPVYSFIFLVALGIDYNIILVSRFMEERKKHRVKDALEISIRNTGGVISSAGLILAATFAALMTMPIADLFVFGFIVAMGILIDTFLVRGMLLPALILFFEKDKETSREKISE; encoded by the coding sequence GTGAAAAAACTGCTGCATGGGGTAACAGATTGGGTTTCCACCAAACGGGGAATGTGGATCACGATTATCGGCTGGCTTGTGCTGATGATCGGCTTAAGTGCAGGTCCGATGCTTGGAGATTATAAAACAAACAACTTCCAGTCACTTCCTGATGACGCGAAATCCATTATTGCCCAGAATAAAACAGAAGAATATTTTCCAAACAAACAAGGAACTCCAGGCATTCTGGTTTTCCATAATGAAAATGGCGAGGTTCAAATCGAAGAAGCTAAACAGATTCTGGAAGGAATCATGAAAGAAGATATCGATGGAATCAAGACAATTATCGATATCAGCAAGCTTCCGCCGCAAGCACTCGGTTCTTTCATTTCTGAGGACAAGTCCACCATGATTGTGCCAATGGAGCTTGAACAGGGACTTGGCAATGATCAGTATGCAGAGATCAATGATCATGTCTCAAAAGTCGGCAATAAAATTGCGGAGGATCTCGAAAGCACTTCCTTTTATATCACAGGCCCTGCTGGTATTGCAGGAGATACAGTCAAGCTGTTCGAACAGGCTGACTTTGTTCTCCTGATTGCGACTGTTGTCATTATCCTTGTCCTGCTTATAGCCATTTACCGTTCACCATTGCTTGCCATCATTCCGCTTCTCGCGACGGTGATTGTTTACCAGGTCGTGAACCAGAGTGTTGCTTTAATGGGTGCCGGCGGACTTGAGATCAATAACCAGACCACTTCCATCATGAGCATTTTGCTGTTTGCTGCCGTGATTGATTATTCTTTATTTGTTTTCTCCCGTTACCGCGAGGAGCTTAACCATTTTGAAAACAAATATGAAGCCATGAAACATGCCATGCGGGCCACAGGAGAGCCTGTTTTCTTTGCGGGCGGAACGGTTCTTGCTGCCATGCTGGTTCTGTTCTTCGCTGATTTCCGTGATTATCAGAACTTTGCCCCGATTTTTGGAACAGCGATGTTTTTTATCATGCTGGCTTCCGTTACGCTGGTACCAGCTTTATTCACCCTGTTCGGACGCAAGGCGTTCTGGCCGAAGGTTCCTAAATATGGTGCTGAAACAGAAGTTAAACATAGTGTCTGGGGACCCATTGCCAGAGTCGTTGTGAACAAGCCCGGCATCTCAGGCGGAATTGTCGGCATTTTCATGCTCATCACAGCGTTTAATATTTTCAACCTTGATTATGAATTCGACACCGTCAAGAAATTCCCGGAGGATCTGCCATCGCGGGTCGGCTATGAAATAGTCGAAGCCAGATATGACAAAGGCGAGCTGGCTCCTTCGACACTTCTGGTTGTCAGTGATCAGAAGCTGGCTGAAAACGATACAGCAGCGATAAGTGAAAACCTGCAGGAATTTGATGAAGTTGCCTCTGTCCGCCTGTCTGCCCTATCAGAAGACGGCAAGGCGGCAAAAATGAGTGTGGCATTATCCATCAACCCATATTCAAATGAAGCCATATCCTTCATGAAAGATTTGCGTGACGACACACCTGAACTATTAGAAGAAATCGGTGTGGAAGCCGAGTCCTACTATAGCGGGGTCACTCCGAAAATAGTGGACGAACAGGATGTTAACAGCGATGATATAATGAAAATTGTCCTGCTTGAAACGGTCCTGATTCTTGCGCTGTTATTTGCGCTTACGAAATCCATCAGGATGCCGATCTACATGATGGCAACTATTTTGCTTTCATTTGTTTCGGCTTTAGGGCTTGGGATCTTCCTGGTTGATGTATTATTCGGCTTTGAAGCCATCAGTTCCCGTGTTCCTGTCTATTCATTTATTTTCCTTGTAGCATTGGGGATTGATTACAACATCATCCTGGTTTCGCGTTTTATGGAGGAAAGGAAGAAACACCGGGTGAAGGACGCTCTTGAAATTAGCATCCGCAATACGGGCGGCGTTATTTCTTCGGCAGGCCTCATTCTGGCTGCTACCTTTGCTGCCCTTATGACCATGCCAATCGCAGATTTATTCGTCTTTGGCTTCATCGTTGCCATGGGAATATTGATTGATACCTTCCTTGTGAGAGGAATGCTGCTTCCGGCATTGATCTTATTTTTCGAAAAAGATAAGGAAACTTCCCGGGAAAAAATTTCGGAATAG
- a CDS encoding YetF domain-containing protein: MPVQETILRVTISFLVLFLLARLMGRKEIGQMTFFNWASAIGVGSIAGNLAVNESTRIKDGVIALVFWTLFTIAMDMIDLKSKQGRSVTTGDPLIVIKAGRIMESALKAARVDLDELQALLRQKDIFSFKDVDYAILETNGDLSVLKNASQQAVTKTDLNISSPNRPLFPLPTEVIADGKVNTENLTKLELDENWLELELKKAGIRSVEDVFFAQVQQDGTLYFDLKDK; this comes from the coding sequence ATGCCGGTTCAGGAAACGATCCTCCGTGTAACCATTTCATTTTTAGTGTTATTTCTGCTGGCGAGGCTGATGGGGCGCAAGGAAATCGGACAAATGACCTTTTTTAACTGGGCCTCAGCCATAGGTGTCGGGTCTATCGCCGGGAACCTTGCTGTGAACGAAAGCACCCGAATCAAGGATGGAGTCATCGCACTGGTTTTTTGGACGCTTTTCACCATTGCAATGGATATGATCGACCTTAAATCAAAACAGGGACGGTCAGTCACAACAGGGGATCCCCTAATTGTCATAAAAGCAGGCAGAATCATGGAATCCGCTCTTAAAGCAGCGAGAGTGGATCTGGATGAGCTTCAGGCGCTATTACGGCAAAAGGATATCTTTTCTTTTAAGGATGTCGATTACGCCATCCTCGAGACAAATGGAGACCTGTCTGTGTTAAAAAATGCCAGCCAACAGGCTGTGACAAAAACGGATCTAAACATCAGCAGTCCAAACAGGCCTCTGTTTCCTTTACCGACAGAAGTTATTGCTGATGGAAAAGTCAATACGGAAAACCTGACGAAATTAGAATTAGATGAAAACTGGCTTGAACTTGAACTGAAAAAAGCGGGTATCCGTTCTGTTGAAGATGTATTTTTTGCACAAGTCCAGCAGGACGGCACTCTTTATTTTGATTTAAAAGATAAATAG
- a CDS encoding STAS domain-containing protein — translation MNNQMLLLGETILKEKDTIAKKLHKDRMSDVEMTDTERSQAEKLEAHIVQIRAEFIELFGLALLNHEDKDQSLEKIEKWCKGTGEYFFKLGIPLDEALKDAGYYRKYIWNELEETMMEHKMTASEIIKVVYLIDPLLDHSIHCFSMSYVKFHQVTLENAKQAFLELSVPVVPLSKGVGILPLIGNIDTGRARLLMEETLKQSAHLKLSHLILDLSGVMIVDTMVADQLFKVIEALSLVGVKTIITGIRPEVAQTIVTLGINLNGIQVRANVYQAFEELHG, via the coding sequence ATGAATAATCAAATGCTTCTTTTAGGGGAAACGATATTAAAAGAGAAGGACACAATAGCGAAAAAACTGCATAAGGATCGAATGAGCGACGTCGAGATGACTGATACAGAAAGATCACAGGCTGAGAAACTGGAAGCGCACATTGTTCAGATTCGTGCTGAGTTTATTGAATTGTTTGGTTTAGCATTGCTGAATCATGAGGACAAAGATCAATCATTAGAAAAGATTGAGAAATGGTGCAAAGGGACAGGCGAGTATTTCTTCAAGCTTGGGATCCCTTTGGATGAAGCTTTAAAGGATGCGGGATATTACCGAAAATATATCTGGAATGAACTTGAAGAAACGATGATGGAGCATAAAATGACTGCATCAGAGATTATAAAGGTAGTCTATTTGATAGACCCCTTACTTGATCATTCCATTCATTGTTTCAGCATGTCTTATGTCAAATTTCATCAGGTAACTCTCGAGAATGCAAAGCAGGCTTTCCTTGAGCTATCTGTCCCGGTTGTTCCACTCTCGAAAGGGGTAGGCATCCTGCCGCTAATCGGGAATATTGATACAGGGAGAGCCCGGCTGTTAATGGAAGAAACATTAAAACAATCTGCACACCTGAAGCTGTCTCATTTAATTTTAGACCTTTCCGGTGTCATGATTGTCGATACCATGGTGGCAGATCAGCTGTTTAAAGTGATTGAAGCCTTGTCGCTTGTCGGCGTTAAAACCATCATTACAGGAATCCGCCCGGAAGTGGCCCAGACAATCGTCACGCTCGGCATTAATCTGAATGGCATTCAGGTAAGAGCCAATGTGTATCAGGCTTTTGAAGAACTGCATGGGTAA
- a CDS encoding YwaF family protein: MFSVTGMQGFEIFSLMHLVTLFLFFFTAWWLVYYRQALRAYQKIIKWTLFFTLLACEVTYHVWLVLTNQWDVSNLPLQLCSLSTFIALFLFLRPNKKAFWLLYFIGAIPPILSMVTPDMVYLFPHFRYIKYFLHHSAIPLAVLYFILFEGYRVPKKAVLTGFLTLNVIAVPVFFLNLLLGTNFFYLASPTETKTLLSFFGNGVWYYVTLEAAALVVFFITYLPMHYVHRAEQKRVRGN, translated from the coding sequence ATGTTTTCGGTAACGGGAATGCAGGGGTTTGAAATCTTTTCGCTTATGCATCTGGTTACGTTGTTTCTTTTCTTTTTTACAGCCTGGTGGCTGGTGTATTACAGACAGGCGCTCAGGGCTTATCAGAAAATCATTAAATGGACGCTGTTTTTTACGCTGCTTGCCTGTGAAGTGACATATCATGTATGGCTGGTCCTGACAAATCAGTGGGATGTGTCAAATCTGCCTCTCCAGCTATGTTCCTTGAGCACGTTCATTGCACTTTTCCTATTTTTAAGGCCTAATAAAAAGGCTTTTTGGCTGCTGTATTTTATTGGTGCGATTCCTCCCATTTTAAGCATGGTGACACCTGATATGGTTTACCTATTTCCTCATTTCCGCTACATCAAATATTTTCTTCATCATTCAGCCATTCCATTAGCCGTACTATATTTTATTTTGTTTGAAGGATACAGGGTGCCGAAAAAAGCGGTTCTGACCGGCTTTTTAACACTTAACGTGATTGCGGTGCCAGTCTTCTTTTTAAATCTGCTGCTGGGAACTAATTTCTTCTATTTGGCGAGCCCGACAGAAACCAAAACCCTGCTGTCATTTTTCGGGAATGGTGTCTGGTATTATGTAACGCTTGAAGCAGCTGCGTTAGTTGTCTTTTTCATCACTTATTTACCGATGCATTATGTGCATAGAGCCGAACAAAAAAGAGTCCGGGGCAATTAA
- a CDS encoding copper homeostasis protein CutC, with protein sequence MRKMIIEVIADTLSDARIAEQAGASRIELVTGLAEGGLTPSYGVIESVCRELTIPVNVMIRPHSRGFCYSEEDIEIMIGDIKVCKKLGAAGAVFGVLTPDHKVHNEHLKRLIHAADGLDITFHRAFDVTDDQFAALEVIKEYPQISRILTSGGKSSAADAAERLKRLHELTADSHLKIMAGAGLSVDNIKAFLVEVPVTEVHFGSGVRFQSSYENVIDPEKVQALKKIIGSRGL encoded by the coding sequence ATGCGGAAAATGATAATTGAAGTGATCGCAGACACACTCAGTGATGCGCGAATTGCCGAACAGGCCGGGGCAAGCAGAATTGAACTGGTAACCGGGCTGGCTGAAGGCGGTCTAACGCCAAGCTATGGAGTTATTGAAAGTGTATGCAGAGAATTGACAATTCCGGTGAATGTGATGATCCGCCCGCACAGCCGCGGGTTTTGCTATTCGGAAGAGGACATAGAAATCATGATTGGGGATATTAAGGTCTGCAAGAAGCTTGGTGCAGCAGGTGCAGTATTTGGCGTTCTCACACCTGACCACAAAGTACATAACGAACATTTGAAACGGCTAATTCATGCTGCAGACGGACTGGATATTACCTTCCACCGGGCATTTGATGTGACTGATGACCAATTTGCGGCTCTGGAAGTGATCAAGGAGTATCCGCAGATTTCAAGAATCCTTACATCCGGCGGCAAGAGTAGTGCTGCAGATGCAGCAGAAAGGTTGAAGCGTCTCCATGAGCTTACGGCAGATAGCCATTTAAAAATTATGGCTGGGGCCGGTCTGTCAGTTGATAATATAAAAGCATTTTTGGTTGAGGTGCCTGTCACTGAAGTTCATTTTGGTTCAGGTGTACGTTTCCAATCCAGCTATGAGAATGTCATTGATCCTGAGAAGGTGCAGGCGTTAAAGAAGATTATCGGCAGCAGAGGTTTATAG
- a CDS encoding endonuclease MutS2 yields the protein MNGMTFEKLQYHELKNKVKQHCVSSLGKALIDKLEPSSNIKAVRNRLNETSEARRLLDAEKHLPLTGISNITGIIEKVEKGIILTPSELNAVSDFLRGCRKIKKFMADKEFFAPVLYTYALSMTEFRNIEEEILYAIKGNMVDSGASKELKRIRNHIAKSEEKIEERLNKFLRSSANKEYIQEFYISKKDDRFTIPIKASFKNQVAGTVVESSSKGSTVFMEPDAVSKLNVELSMLKSEESVEEYQILATLSGAILESIHEIRINIECISQYDMIFAKAKYSKSTDGIEPAINNHGYIKLVNSKHPLLEGNVVPLDFEIGKDYRSLVITGPNAGGKTVVLKTIGLLTLAVMSGFHIKAKPGSDIAIFDNVFVDIGDNQSIENALSTFSSHMMNISEIMSASTNNTLLLFDEIGSGTEPNEGAALAIAILEEFYHMGCITIATTHYGEIKRYSEMHDDFMNAAMLFDSAELRPMYKLLIGESGESNALWISRKMNIREHVLKRAQLYIENKEYNLEAVRENKIKKPVIEVEQTEDVYQYEIGDRVKVISQDDYAIVYEPIDKFNNIKLFYKNEIVEVNSKRIELDIKASELYPEGYDRNTLFTNYHERKLQHDLERGSKKALRKVEKEIRNRKQE from the coding sequence ATGAATGGAATGACCTTTGAAAAATTACAATACCACGAATTGAAAAATAAAGTGAAACAGCATTGCGTCAGCAGTTTAGGGAAAGCGCTGATCGATAAGCTGGAGCCGAGCTCAAATATAAAAGCCGTCCGCAATCGCTTAAACGAAACAAGCGAGGCGAGAAGGCTGCTGGACGCCGAAAAGCATTTGCCATTAACCGGCATTTCCAATATAACAGGCATTATTGAAAAAGTGGAAAAAGGAATCATTTTAACTCCATCAGAGTTAAACGCTGTATCCGATTTTCTTAGGGGCTGCCGGAAAATCAAAAAATTTATGGCAGATAAAGAATTTTTTGCGCCAGTTCTCTACACGTATGCGTTATCTATGACGGAATTCAGGAATATTGAAGAAGAAATCTTATATGCAATCAAAGGAAACATGGTTGATTCGGGTGCCAGCAAAGAGCTGAAACGGATTAGAAATCATATTGCCAAAAGCGAAGAGAAAATTGAAGAACGATTGAATAAATTCTTGCGCAGCAGTGCTAATAAGGAATATATTCAAGAATTTTATATCAGCAAAAAGGATGACCGTTTTACGATTCCGATTAAAGCATCCTTTAAAAATCAGGTTGCCGGAACAGTGGTTGAATCCTCTTCAAAAGGCTCGACTGTTTTTATGGAGCCTGATGCCGTTTCAAAGCTTAATGTGGAATTGTCCATGCTGAAATCGGAGGAGTCGGTAGAGGAATATCAAATACTCGCCACACTTTCAGGAGCCATTCTTGAATCCATTCATGAGATCCGCATCAATATTGAATGCATCAGCCAGTACGACATGATTTTTGCAAAAGCGAAGTACAGCAAAAGTACGGACGGTATTGAACCAGCGATAAATAATCATGGGTATATCAAATTGGTAAACAGCAAGCATCCTTTATTGGAAGGGAACGTTGTCCCGCTGGATTTTGAAATCGGGAAGGACTATAGAAGCTTAGTCATAACTGGCCCCAATGCGGGCGGAAAAACCGTGGTCTTAAAGACAATCGGACTCCTCACTCTGGCTGTCATGTCCGGGTTTCATATTAAGGCGAAGCCGGGAAGTGATATCGCCATTTTTGACAATGTATTTGTTGATATTGGCGATAATCAGAGCATCGAGAATGCCCTAAGTACGTTTTCTTCCCATATGATGAACATTTCCGAAATCATGAGTGCTTCCACTAATAATACTCTGCTTTTATTCGATGAGATTGGCAGCGGAACAGAGCCGAATGAAGGGGCTGCATTGGCAATTGCGATTCTCGAAGAGTTTTATCATATGGGATGCATCACGATTGCCACTACTCATTATGGTGAGATTAAACGTTATTCTGAAATGCATGATGATTTTATGAACGCTGCCATGCTATTCGATAGTGCGGAATTGAGGCCGATGTATAAGCTTTTAATAGGTGAATCTGGAGAGAGCAATGCACTTTGGATTTCCAGGAAAATGAATATCCGCGAACATGTTCTGAAGCGCGCGCAATTGTATATTGAAAATAAGGAATATAATCTGGAAGCAGTAAGAGAGAACAAAATAAAGAAGCCAGTGATTGAAGTGGAACAGACCGAAGATGTGTATCAATATGAAATTGGTGACCGGGTAAAAGTGATTAGCCAGGATGATTACGCCATTGTGTATGAGCCAATAGATAAATTCAATAACATCAAGCTGTTTTATAAAAATGAAATAGTGGAAGTAAACAGCAAGCGGATTGAATTGGACATAAAGGCAAGCGAACTATATCCAGAAGGGTATGACAGGAATACCTTATTTACCAATTACCACGAACGGAAGCTGCAGCATGACCTGGAGAGAGGATCGAAAAAGGCGCTGCGAAAGGTTGAAAAGGAGATTCGGAATAGGAAGCAGGAATGA
- a CDS encoding Na+/H+ antiporter NhaC family protein: MNITWLSLIPFIIVIGMSIWLKNILPGLVVGILVGSILVSADLLAGTEKSVTYIVTTLSDETNIKIVGFLYLFGGLVGMMNIAGGIKGFSEWAGRRIRSERGLLVFIWITLPFTFMMPMFRIMMIGPIIKSLIKKMNLSKQKVGMTLDISTESVIVLLPVATAFVGFMVSLVEGGISGLDLNMSAYEIFLLSILFNFYAIIMLLIGIVQTFWRRKKTGEQKAEAHTDLEEKEHEFHRMGIKKELSLVKAQPWHLIFPVVLLLAFSLFLLWQDGMSQGASTVFEAFSMADATFVMLLAVFITLVLTFIFYIIRREKMNEILYHFYDGGNQMMEAISLLILIWALTLAAEDLGFSDFIGSSLGSFLPAYLTPAAIFVLGSVVGYFIGSSWGTWGLFMPLGITLAVSTGASIPLTVGAVFASGAFGALTSPLGDTTITTASILDMDLVDYARYKLKVSAIGAVIAAALFIAAGFLIS; encoded by the coding sequence TTGAACATCACCTGGCTATCGCTCATACCATTTATAATCGTAATCGGCATGTCCATCTGGCTGAAGAATATCCTGCCGGGATTGGTGGTGGGTATCCTTGTTGGCTCCATACTGGTGTCCGCGGACCTGCTGGCGGGGACGGAGAAGTCGGTCACTTATATTGTGACTACGCTTTCCGATGAAACGAATATCAAGATAGTCGGATTTCTATATCTTTTCGGCGGGCTCGTCGGGATGATGAATATTGCGGGCGGCATTAAGGGGTTTTCCGAATGGGCCGGCAGACGGATCCGTTCAGAACGCGGTCTTCTTGTGTTCATTTGGATCACTCTCCCGTTCACCTTCATGATGCCGATGTTTCGGATTATGATGATCGGACCCATTATCAAATCGTTGATTAAAAAAATGAATCTCTCCAAACAGAAAGTCGGCATGACTCTCGATATATCAACTGAATCCGTAATTGTGCTGCTTCCGGTTGCGACAGCTTTTGTGGGCTTCATGGTCTCCCTTGTTGAAGGCGGCATCAGCGGGCTGGATCTGAATATGTCCGCATATGAGATTTTTTTATTGAGCATCCTGTTTAACTTTTACGCGATCATTATGCTGCTGATTGGGATTGTGCAGACGTTCTGGCGCCGGAAAAAGACAGGAGAGCAAAAAGCTGAAGCCCATACCGATCTGGAGGAAAAAGAGCATGAATTCCACCGGATGGGAATTAAGAAGGAACTATCGCTTGTAAAAGCCCAGCCATGGCATTTGATTTTCCCTGTCGTTTTATTGCTTGCCTTTTCTCTGTTCCTGTTATGGCAGGATGGAATGTCGCAGGGTGCAAGTACGGTTTTCGAGGCATTCTCCATGGCCGACGCTACATTTGTGATGCTGCTGGCTGTTTTTATCACCCTTGTCTTAACCTTTATTTTCTACATAATCAGGCGGGAGAAAATGAACGAAATTCTTTATCATTTTTACGATGGAGGCAATCAGATGATGGAGGCGATCAGCCTGCTCATTCTGATTTGGGCGCTGACACTGGCGGCGGAGGATCTTGGTTTTTCAGATTTTATCGGGAGCTCACTCGGAAGCTTTCTACCAGCTTATCTGACACCAGCTGCCATCTTTGTGCTCGGTTCAGTGGTCGGCTACTTTATTGGGAGCTCATGGGGAACATGGGGATTGTTCATGCCGCTCGGAATTACCCTCGCGGTTTCAACCGGCGCCTCCATTCCACTTACCGTTGGAGCCGTGTTCGCAAGCGGGGCATTCGGAGCGCTTACCTCACCACTTGGCGATACCACCATTACCACTGCTTCGATCCTGGATATGGATCTCGTGGACTATGCGCGATATAAATTGAAGGTTTCAGCCATCGGGGCTGTAATTGCTGCTGCATTATTTATTGCGGCAGGGTTTTTGATTTCATAG
- a CDS encoding heterocycloanthracin/sonorensin family bacteriocin — translation MLNVGDFHANEAVPWDQHQVYSDQSRLCAGFGIGLGFSCFFFNCFNCFNCFNCFNCFRCSNCFRCGGRCGGRCGGRCGGR, via the coding sequence ATGTTGAATGTTGGTGATTTCCATGCGAACGAGGCGGTTCCTTGGGATCAACACCAGGTCTATAGTGATCAGTCGAGGTTATGCGCTGGTTTTGGTATTGGCCTGGGCTTTAGCTGCTTTTTCTTTAACTGCTTCAATTGCTTTAACTGCTTTAACTGTTTCAATTGTTTCCGTTGCTCTAACTGTTTTAGATGCGGAGGCCGCTGTGGCGGGCGCTGTGGAGGACGTTGCGGCGGACGCTAG
- a CDS encoding putative thiazole-containing bacteriocin maturation protein — protein sequence MKKLIPSVRLKMKRDTFFIPDPAKGVYFRNNVSSFRMEGSMIDQWVQKLMPMFNGEYSLEELTAGLPGPHRDRVFEIAEVLYRNGFARDVSGDHPHQLEEHVLKKYSSQIEFLESFGDSGAYRFQAYRQAKVLAAGSGPFFVSLVSALIESGLPKVHMVITDPESTNTKRLKEIVAHARQTDPEVSAEEVTRESEEDCSWEELIQPYDSILYISEAGNVEELQVIHAACRKEKKILLPAIIYKQAGMAGPLVHPESEGCWETAWHRVHQSAFCKDKQLHTSSATAGAMLANLIVFELFKEVTGLTSAEQRNHFFLLDLETLEGNWHSFLPHSMLSGNTAVEWIQDVDQRIGQDSERNNSDSLFLFFSQLTSKESGIFHIWEEGDLKQLPLAQCEVQAADPLSKGPAELLPALICTELRHDEARREAGLTGIESYVSRMAEKLAADLLAPSEFVGVGAGESFAEGVLRGLDKCLEEKLLAKSQADQRTVSPLHLNAVEDERCRFYLDALTTMKGAPKICQGEGVSGFPVVWVGTDDRWFGSVGINRTLALRKALQHAIAQSQKQRGRHRATAVEASSVLVEEKEPQRLVIPTCNEKEQSQLLQSARQVLEENSMQLLVCEFSFEPFLKESLAGVFGVFIREGESQ from the coding sequence ATGAAAAAATTGATCCCTTCTGTGCGGCTGAAAATGAAAAGGGACACGTTTTTTATCCCTGATCCGGCCAAAGGTGTGTATTTTCGGAATAATGTAAGCTCCTTCCGCATGGAAGGCAGTATGATCGATCAGTGGGTTCAAAAGCTGATGCCGATGTTTAATGGTGAATATTCACTTGAGGAATTGACGGCCGGCTTGCCGGGCCCGCATAGGGATCGGGTGTTTGAAATTGCGGAAGTGCTGTACCGTAACGGCTTTGCGCGGGATGTTAGCGGGGATCATCCACACCAATTGGAAGAGCATGTCCTTAAAAAGTATTCCTCCCAGATCGAATTTTTGGAAAGCTTCGGTGATTCGGGTGCATACCGTTTCCAGGCATACCGGCAGGCAAAAGTGCTGGCAGCAGGATCTGGCCCTTTTTTCGTTTCGCTGGTTTCTGCGCTGATTGAGTCCGGATTGCCAAAGGTTCATATGGTCATTACAGACCCTGAATCGACTAACACAAAGAGGCTGAAGGAGATTGTCGCACATGCCCGGCAAACAGATCCCGAAGTTTCTGCAGAGGAGGTAACAAGAGAGAGTGAAGAGGATTGTTCCTGGGAGGAATTGATCCAGCCGTATGATTCAATTCTATATATATCGGAAGCAGGGAATGTAGAGGAACTGCAGGTTATACATGCAGCTTGCCGGAAAGAGAAGAAGATATTACTTCCTGCTATTATCTACAAACAGGCTGGTATGGCAGGTCCTCTCGTGCATCCGGAATCAGAAGGATGCTGGGAGACTGCCTGGCACCGCGTACATCAGTCCGCATTTTGCAAAGACAAGCAATTGCATACTTCCTCCGCCACGGCAGGAGCCATGCTCGCTAATTTGATCGTGTTTGAACTGTTTAAAGAGGTTACTGGATTGACCAGTGCTGAACAGAGAAATCACTTTTTCCTGCTTGATCTGGAGACGCTTGAAGGAAATTGGCATTCCTTCTTGCCACATTCGATGCTGTCAGGAAATACAGCTGTGGAATGGATTCAAGATGTAGATCAGAGAATAGGGCAAGATTCAGAAAGAAATAATTCTGACAGTTTGTTTCTTTTTTTCAGTCAATTGACTTCCAAGGAATCTGGGATTTTTCATATATGGGAGGAAGGGGATTTAAAGCAGCTTCCGCTGGCACAATGTGAAGTGCAGGCAGCAGATCCGCTGTCAAAGGGACCGGCCGAGCTTCTGCCAGCTTTAATTTGTACAGAATTGAGGCATGATGAAGCACGCAGGGAAGCAGGTTTGACCGGAATTGAATCGTATGTGTCGCGGATGGCTGAAAAGCTCGCCGCAGATCTGCTTGCACCTAGCGAATTTGTTGGTGTGGGAGCAGGAGAATCATTTGCAGAAGGGGTATTACGCGGGCTGGATAAATGTTTGGAAGAGAAGCTGCTGGCTAAAAGTCAAGCAGACCAGAGAACAGTTTCACCTTTGCATTTGAATGCAGTAGAAGATGAACGGTGCAGGTTTTATTTAGACGCGTTGACAACGATGAAGGGAGCACCAAAAATCTGCCAGGGTGAAGGAGTGTCCGGCTTCCCTGTGGTCTGGGTCGGCACGGACGATCGCTGGTTTGGCAGTGTTGGCATTAATAGAACATTGGCGCTGAGGAAAGCGCTGCAGCATGCGATTGCACAGTCGCAAAAGCAAAGGGGGAGACATAGAGCAACTGCAGTGGAGGCATCATCTGTGCTTGTGGAGGAAAAGGAGCCTCAGCGTCTGGTCATACCTACTTGTAATGAGAAGGAACAATCCCAGCTATTGCAGTCTGCCAGACAGGTTCTGGAAGAGAACAGCATGCAGCTCTTAGTGTGTGAATTTTCGTTCGAGCCATTTTTGAAAGAGAGTCTGGCAGGGGTGTTTGGGGTGTTCATACGGGAGGGGGAATCTCAGTGA